CGCGGCGCGAAGGGCGATTCGCAGCGTCTCCACGTCGCGCAGCTCGCCCACAAGGATGACGTCGGGATCCTGCCGCAGGGCCTGTCGCAGAGCCTGGTCGAATGATGTCGTATCCGAACCCACTTCGATCTGAGTCACCAGGGCTTTCTTGTTGCTGTGGAGGTACTCGACCGGATCCTCGACCGTAATGATCTTGGTGCGGTAGTTGGTGTTGATCAGATCGATCATCGACGCGAGGGTGGTACTCTTTCCGCTGCCGGTCGTGCCGGTCACCAGGGTCAGGCCTCGCCGGGCCATGGCGATGTCGTGAATCACCTGCGGGAGCTTGAGGGCGTCGATCGAAGGTATTTCGGTGCGGATCACCCGCATGGTCATTCCGAACCGCCCGAGCGTGCGGAAGGCACTGCAGCGGAAACGGACACCCGACGGGAGCGCGTGGGAGAAGTCCAGCCCGCTCGCCGCCGCGCCCACGAGATCGTCGGTGAACCGTTTCGGAGCGATGGCCCGCAGAAAGGACAACATGTCGTCGTCAGTAATCAATGGACCTTCGATCACTCGAATCTGGTTACCCAGCCGCAGCATGGGCGGGGATGAGCACTGCAAATGGATGTCAGCAGCTCCATTGTCGACGGCAAATCTCAGAACGCGTTCAAAGTCCATGGTCACGCTCCCGCTGCCGGAGTTGGACAGACCGGCAGTATAACAGGTACCGCGACCCAGGGCACGCCTGCCCATCATTTGCCCGGGCCGGCAAGATACTTGTCGTCGATCTCCCAGAAGCTGTCGCCGCGTCTGGTCAATGGCCGTCCGTTCTCGATTCCCGGATCGCGGTTGTCACGAAGAAGGAGGATGACGTCGGAGCTGACGGCCGGGCTGGCGTGGAAGTAGCTATGCCCCAGAAAGCCCGTGTTCACGCGAGCGTCGACGATCTGCATCTGAGAAATGGCGTTCAGGACCTTCCGCTGCTCAGGGTTCAGGTCGTCCCACCTGAGCTGCCCGATACGGCGCTTGCTGCCGAAGAGGACATCCGCAACTCCGATCGCCCGGTCCGTGGGGGACACGTAGACGGTCATGCGTTCGGGAACCAGGGGGAGAAGTTCGGCGGTAATCCTCTGACTGGTCACCTCGAAGTCAAGATCCGCCGCTGCCAGAATCACGTTGCCCAGTTTGAGTTCGGACCGCGTCTGCTTGCCGGCCGCTCGGCATTCGAGATTGAGTTCGCGGAGCGCCGTGGTGAGCACATCCGTTCCTCTGCTGTGCGCGATCAGGTGCATCTTCTCGAGGTCCGGGCAGGAAGCGACCGTCCGCAGGAACTGCCTCAGGTGGTATCCTGTGAACTGGCCCGATTCGCTGTCGTGTGAATAGCCGCCAAGCGCGCCTTCGGGAGAACCCGCCGGCCATGTGTAGATGATCGGAACGCCGGTGTGCCCCATGAAGTGCCACAGGCCCGCCATGACGAACGCGGCGTTCTCGAAGGTGTTGCTGAAACCATGCACGTAGATGTAGCACTCATGACGAGGCGTTTTCGCCAGACGCTCCGACAGAAGCGCCACCAGTCTCCGCTCGTTCTCCGACCGTTTCGCGACAGACTCCGGGCTTTCCTCGAAAGTGGCTCCGTGGATGCCCGCAAGGTCGGGAACGGAGGGAAAGCGGCCAAGTTCGCTGATCTCCGCCATGTTCAGCGGAAGACTCCTGCCCCGCCGTTGCGTGCGGCTCTCGCGAACCAGATCGTCCCAGGACAGATTCCGGCCGATCTCGACGGTACACGACCCGAACGCGAGCGACTTGGACCGCTCATGTCCATACCGCAGCCCGGCCTTCTTGTCCTGCACCGGCAGCCGGTCGGTCGCGTAGATCACCTCGATCCGGCTGCTCTGCAGCGCCGGCGGCACCGCCTGGAAGGGATTGTCCTTCGCTCCAATGTACAGATTGGGCGTCGGCATCAATTCCTGCTGGCACCCCGCGAGCAGGAACCCGCACGCAAGAGCGAGCGTTGTCGTCAGGCGAGTGTGGTATCTTGTCATGGGCGTTTCTCCATCCCGGGCAAGCCCTCGCGGATACGTTGCGAGAACGCAGGATCCTTATCCAG
The window above is part of the Phycisphaerae bacterium genome. Proteins encoded here:
- a CDS encoding alpha/beta hydrolase, whose product is MTRYHTRLTTTLALACGFLLAGCQQELMPTPNLYIGAKDNPFQAVPPALQSSRIEVIYATDRLPVQDKKAGLRYGHERSKSLAFGSCTVEIGRNLSWDDLVRESRTQRRGRSLPLNMAEISELGRFPSVPDLAGIHGATFEESPESVAKRSENERRLVALLSERLAKTPRHECYIYVHGFSNTFENAAFVMAGLWHFMGHTGVPIIYTWPAGSPEGALGGYSHDSESGQFTGYHLRQFLRTVASCPDLEKMHLIAHSRGTDVLTTALRELNLECRAAGKQTRSELKLGNVILAAADLDFEVTSQRITAELLPLVPERMTVYVSPTDRAIGVADVLFGSKRRIGQLRWDDLNPEQRKVLNAISQMQIVDARVNTGFLGHSYFHASPAVSSDVILLLRDNRDPGIENGRPLTRRGDSFWEIDDKYLAGPGK
- a CDS encoding PilT/PilU family type 4a pilus ATPase, which encodes MDFERVLRFAVDNGAADIHLQCSSPPMLRLGNQIRVIEGPLITDDDMLSFLRAIAPKRFTDDLVGAAASGLDFSHALPSGVRFRCSAFRTLGRFGMTMRVIRTEIPSIDALKLPQVIHDIAMARRGLTLVTGTTGSGKSTTLASMIDLINTNYRTKIITVEDPVEYLHSNKKALVTQIEVGSDTTSFDQALRQALRQDPDVILVGELRDVETLRIALRAADTGHQVFSTVHSANAPQTIERIIAMFPPAEHKVLLSQLANSIEAIISQRLISGHDEKRRPAVEILRGGAVTTKFIMEGRLNDLATYVQGGEAGMQSFDQHLLSMYQQEQISGTEALRWATNPEALSIAMRGIKRIGGIA